The Streptomyces sp. NBC_01298 genome contains the following window.
TGCGAGGCCTCCGGAAACTGGCAGATCATCAATTCGACCGGGCAGTACTTCGGCGGCCTCCAGATATCGATGCCGACCTGGCGCGCGTACGGCGGCACCCAGTACGCCGACCGGGCGGACCACGCCACCAAGCAGCAGCAGATCCTGATCGGCGAGAAGATCCTGGCGGGGCAGGGCCAGGGCGCCTGGCCCAACTGCGGTCCCAAGTACAACCTCGGCGCCGACCACGCGGACCCGTACCCCAACGCCCCGACCTACCCGGCCCCCTCCTCCCTGGCCAGCGGCACCCTGGTGAAGTCGCCGAACGGCCCGGACGTACGGGTGATGATCGCCGGGGCCGGTGTCCCGGTGGCCGGCTCGGACGTCACCCCGGACAAGTACGACCTGGGCAAGGTCGTGGTCATCGACCCCAACGCGTTCAACGGGCTGCCCAGCGCCCCGCCCGCCGGCACCGTGGTCCACGACCAGGCCGGCGGCGCCAACCGGTACGTGATCATCGACGGTGCCGCGCTGCCGATCTCCGCGTCGGACTGGACCGAGGACGGCTACAACCTCCGCGCCGACTACGGCCTGCCGACCGCCTGGCTGCAGGCCGCGGCGCAGCGGACCGTGTCGACCGGCCGCGTGGTGATGGACCAGACCGGCAACGACCCGTCCCGCTACGTGGTCGTCAACGGTGCGGCGCTGCACATCTCGGGTGCCGAGTGGACCGCCAACGGGTACAACCAGCAGGCCCTGATGGGCGTTCCCACCGACTGGCTGGCCGCCGCGGCGACCCGGCAGATGCCCAACGGCTCCATCGTCAAGGAGGTCTCGGGCGCCAACGCCACCGTCTACGTGATGGCCGGCGGCGTGGCGGTCCCCCTGACCAACGCCGACTTCACCGGCTTCGGCTACGACAAGAGCCCGCTGCTCGGCACTCCCGGCGAATGGCTGGCCTCGGCCGCCGCCAAGGCGGCCCCCGCCAACGGCACGATGGTCAAGTCGCTGAACGACCCCACCGTCTGGGAGATCGTGAACGGCAAGAAGCGCGGGATGGCGGGCTCGGAGTTCGGTGCCGGCAAGCGCAGCTTCGACGACGTGGTCGGTGTCGGCAGCGCCTTCGTCGCGAAGTTCCCGACCGCCTGATCGGGGCGGGCGGCCGCGCGGGCGAACGGGCCGTGGTTCTCTGCCCCCGGGGGGGGGAGCGGAGGGCCACGGCCCGTTCGGTCGTGCGCCGGTACGAGGCCGGCCGGCCGGGTCAGCCCTTGCTGACCGCCACCAGGATCTCGGGGAGCCTGCGCACCACCGCCGGGGCCGCGAGGCGCATCCCGGCCCAGGTGGCCAGCGCGCCCCAGGCCAGCCCCAGGGGGAGCAGGATCCAGGTCAGGGACTGCTGGTCGGTGGCGCTGAAGTAGACGGCCAGGGCGATCAGCGGGGAGCTGACCAGGGCCGAGGAGAGCAGGCCGCCGAGGAGGGCCGCCCACGCCAGGGCGCCCTGGCCCGGGGCGACGCTCTTGAAGGCGCCGTCGGTCGGGATCGAGTACGGGAGATGGGCGGACGCCAGGGCTCCCGTGCCCAGCATCGAGCCGAGCAGGGCCAGGGCCAGGCCCAGGGCGCCGGGCAGGCCGGCCCAGTTGCCGAGCAGGCCGGCCGTGACCGTCGCGACCACCACCGTGAAGGGCACGGTGACCAGCGCGAGGGCCAGGGCGCGGGCGCGCAGTTCCACGTAGGCGTCCCGGGTGCTCGAAATGGTCTGCGCGACCATCCAGAACGCCGAGGTGTCCTGCCCGAACTGGTTGTACATCTGCATGCCGAGCATGCCCGAGGCGAAGCAGGCCAGGTACACCGAGCCGGCGCCCTGGACGGCGTTGACGACCGGGATGATCAGGCCGAGCGCCAGGGCGGACACCCACGCCGACTTGGTCTTCGGGTCGCGCACCATGTAGCGCAGCACGCGCTGGGCGGCGGCGCCCGTACGGTCGTCCGGCAGGAGCGAACGGCCGCGGCCGGTCGCGTCGTTCGCCGGCTTCTTCTTCTCCTTGGCGGCCGCGATCGTCGAACCGTCCGGGGTGACCATCAGCTTGGTCAGGCTGCGTTCCCAGAACCAGAGCAGCAGGCCGAGGGCCGCGACCGTGATGAGGAGCTGGGCGGCGGCGATCCCGTACGAGCCCTCGCTCGCGGAGTCCACCATCCCGAGGGCCGTCGCGGGCGGCAGCCAGCGCACGATCTCCCCGGCCGGCTCGAGCCGCTCCAGGCCGCCGGTCTGGAACAGCCGCTGGGCGGCGAAGTTCGCCGCCTGCGCGCCGATCGCGATCAGCAGGCCGCTGAGCAGCGCGAGGTCCCGCCCCTTGCGGCTGGTCAGCAGCCGGACGTTGGCGGTGGCCACGGCCCGGGCCAGCGTGACGCAGCCGACCAGCAGCAGCGGCACGGCCAGTACGGCCGCCACCACGCCCGCCGCGCCCCGGGCGACGGCGATCACCGAGCCGACGGCCAGGCACAGCGTGAACAGCGGCCCGATGCCGACGAGTGAGGCGGCCAGCATGGCCCGTACGAGCGGCCGCGGCCGCAGCGGCAGCATGACCAGCCGGGTCGGGTCGAGCGTCTCGTCGCCGGTGGCGAAGAACAGCGGGACGAACGTCCAGCAGAGGGCCGTGATCGCCGCCAGCAGGACGACGACCGAGCCGGCGTGCGCGTTGCCGCGCAGCACGACGAGGCCGAGCATGGCGAAGAAGGCGATGACGAGCGCGAAGGCGAGGGCGCCGAAGTAGGCGGCCTTGCGCGTCGAGGAGCCCTTGAGCCCGTTGCGCAGCAGCGACAGCTTCAGGCGGACGAAGATCGGGGTGATGTCGGCGGGCGCGGCGGGCGCGGTGGCCGGGGCGGTCGGGGTGGACGTGGTGGACGTGGCGGACGTGCTCATCGGACGCCCGCCCCGCTGCCCGCCCCGTTGCCCGTGGATCCGCCGCCGAGCCAGTCCAGGGACTCGCCCGTGGCCCGGCCCTGCGCCCCGACCAGCTCCAGGAACGCGGACTGCAACGAGGGTGCGTCGCCCCGTACGTCGGCCAGCGGCCCCGCGGCCCGGATCCGGCCGGCGGCCATGACGGCGACCCAGTCGCACAGCGACTCGACGAGCTCCATGACGTGGGAGGAGAAGACGACCGTGGCTCCGGAGGCGGTGTAACGTTCCAGCACTCCGCGGATGGTCTGCGCCGACACCGGGTCCACGCCCTCGAACGGCTCGTCCAGGAACAGCACTTCGGGGTTGTGGAGCAGCGCGGCCGCCAGGCCGATCTTCTTCCGCATGCCGGTCGAGTAGTCGACGATCAGCTTGTGCTGCGAACCGGCCAGGTCGAGGATGTCCAGCAGCTGCGTGGCCCGGCTGTCCGTCTCCCGGCCCGGCAGCCCCCGCATCCGGCCCATGTAGCCGAGCAGTTCGCGCCCGGAGAGCCGCTCGAAGAGCCGCAGTCCCTCCGGCAGCACGCCGATCCGGGACTTCACCTTCACCGGGTCCGCCCACACGTCGTGCCCGGCGACGATCACCCGGCCCATGTCCGGGCGCAGCAGACCGGTGATCATCGACAGCGTCGTCGTCTTGCCCGCGCCGTTCGGCCCCACCAGGCCGACGAACTGCCCGGCGGGCAGCTCCAGATCGATCCCGGACACGGCCACCTGCTCGCCGAACCGCTTCCACAAACCCTCGACCCGCACAGCGGGTGCGGCGGACGGTGCGGATCGCGCACCGCCGCCCGTTCCGTCTGTCGCCCCGCCCGTCGCAACGCCCTGGTCCGGCATGCGCCTGCCTCTCGTTCTGTTCCCCGTGTCCTGCTTTTCTCACCATAGGAGGAGGGGGAGAGGCGGAGCAGTTACTTATGTCATGAGTTTCCCCACGGGCATGTCCGCTGGTCAGGCCCCGCGCCGGGCCCGTTCCGCCGCCGCCTCGCGTCCGCACGCGTAGGCCAGGGCGTCGATCAGCTCCTCCACGTCCGGCAGCCACCGGTTCGCGGCCGTCGGGGGCTGCGCCCACTGCACCGAGCCGCGTCCGCCGATCCGGGTCGGCGGGGCGGGGACGTACTCGCCCTCACCGCGTGCGACCAGATCGAGCTGGGCCGGCTGCCAGCCGATCTTGCGCAGCAGATCGGGCACCTTGGCCCCGGCGCCGGGCAGGACGAAGAACAGCATCCGCCCCGCCGGGTTGGCGATCACCGGTCCGAGGGTGCGCTGCATGCGCTGGAGCCGGGCCAGTGCCAGGAAGCCGGCGGCGTCCGGGACGTCGAGGGCGTCGAAGGTCCGGCCGGTGGGCAGCAGGATGGCGGCCTTCGGGTTCTTCCCCCAGAGCCGCCTGACCTGCACGGCGCTGCCCGAGGCCTGCGAGGCCCAGTCCTTCCCCGCCGCGTGCGCGCCGGGCGCCGGGCACTCCGGTGCCCCGCACGAGCACCGCTCGCGCCCGTCGCCGGACTCCAGCCAGGTGCCGGCGAAGACATCCCAGTGCCGTTCTTCCGTGTACCGCACGGCATGGTCCAGCAGCGGCTCACTGCGCTGGAGGGGGATGGGCGCGGTCTCCGTGACTCCGATGGTCTCTTCCACGTGCAACACAACTCTTGCGGTCACCGGGGGTTACGGGCGTAAACCGGCCGGGCTCGGGAGCATCGATCCTGCATGCGGGGCGCATCGGTGCATCGCGGGGGGCGCGTAGGAGGCCGGGGCGCCGGAGGTGGGTAACGACAGGACGCAATGGGGAAGATTCCCCGCACATCAGGCGGGAAGTGATCATTCGAACGATCACCCGCGTCTCTGGGGGTTTTCATGGCAGCCAGGCCTCTCGTCGCCCGCCAGCCGAACGAACGGCTGCAGGCGCTCATCCAGGAAGCCGGGTGCTCCAATGCCGGGCTCGCCCGGCGCGTCAACATGTGCGGGGCCGAGCACGGTCTCGACCTCCGCTACGACAAGACCTCCGTGGCCCGCTGGCTGCGCGGGCAGCAGCCGCGCGGCCGGGCTCCGGGGATCATCGCCGAGGCACTGGGCCGCAAGCTCGGCCGGACCGTCACCATCGACGAGATCGGCATGGCCAACGGCAAGAACCTCGCCTCGGGCGTCGGCCTGCAGTTCTCCCCGACCGTCATCGGCGCGATCGAGCAGGTCAGCGAGTTGTGGCGGAGCGACGTGGGCCGGCGCGACTTCCTGTCGGGGTCGAGCGTGGCCTCTTCGGCGCTGGTCGAGCCGAGCCGCGACTGGCTCATCACCGGGGCCGACGCGCAGGTCGCGCGCAGCGGCGGCTCCCGGGTGGGGATGTCGGACGTGGAGGCGGTACGGGCCACCACGCAGGCGCTGAAGGACCTCGACCACCGCTTCGGCAGCGGGCACGTGCGCCCGGTGGTCGTGCACTACCTCAACTCGGTGGTCTCCGGCCTGATCGGCGGCTCGTACCGGGAGCCGGTGGGCCGGGCCCTGTTCGCGGCGGTCGCCCGACTCACCGAGCTGGCGGGCTACATGGCGGTGGACACCGGCCAGCCGGGCCTGGCCCAGCGCTACTACATCCAGGCCCTACGGCTCGCGCAGGCGGCCGGCGACCGGGCGTACGGGGGCTACGTGCTGGCGGCGTCCATGAGCCACCTCGCGGCGGAACTGGGCAACCCGAGGGAGATCGCGCAGCTGGCCAGAGCGGCGCAGGAGGGCACCCGGGGCCAGGTCACCCCCCGGGTGGAGGCGATGTTCTACGCGGCGGAGGCGCGCGGGCACGCGCTCCTCGGCGACGCGCGGTCGACGACGGTGCTGTCCTCGCGGGCGCTCACGGCGCTGGAGCGGGCGGAGCCGGAGTCGGGGGACGACCCGGAGTGGATCCGCCACTTCGACCAGGCCTACCTCGCGGACGAACTGGCGCACTGCCACCGGGACCTGGGCCAGGCCGACGCGGCGGCACGGCGCGCCGAGGAGTCCTTGCGGGACCTCCCGGCGGGCAAGGCGCGGCGCCGGGCGATCGGCCTGCTCCTGCTGGCGGCGGCGCGGGTGCAGCAGCGCGAGGTGGAGGCCGCCTGCCAGACGGCCACGCAGGCGGCGGAGCTCCTGTCGGGCCTGCGCTCGCACCGCGGGACGGCGTACCTGGAGGACTTCCGCACCCGCCTGGACCCGTACCGGGAGGAACCGGCGGCCCGGGAGTTCACCGCACGCCTGGAGCCGGTCGGCTGACCCGGCCGCCCGGGGATTGCGGGCGGCGGGCCGGCCGGTGCGGCCGGGTCGGCCGGTGACTTCGAGGCGGAACTGAGTGCCGGTCGTGGCCAGGTGGCGGCCGCGCTCGCGGCGGGAGCCACCAGCGCCCCCGCGGCCGTGAGCACGACCGCCGTGCCGACGGCCGTCATGGTCCTCCTGAAGCTGTTCACCGGTCGTCCCCCGTGCGTCCATGTGATCTTCCGCCGGGTTGGACGACGGGTCCGCCCCGGGGGTTGTACGGACCACCGCATTTCCCCGCCGATGCCGGGCACCCGGCGCCCGGCCCGGCTCCCGGGGGCGAGGCCGACACTGGCAATCTCGGCGGGGAACGGTAGCGTGAGCCGACGGTTCCGTAGACGCGGACAGGTTGGAGAGGGAGTTCCGGTGACGGAGAGCGGACAGGGCGGCAGCCCCCAGGGCGGCGAGCCGTGGGGCCCGTACGTACCCGCACAGCCGCCGACGCAGCCGCCCGCGCAGCCCGGCGGGGAGCCGGAGTACCTGCAAGGCCAGCCGCCGTACGGTCAGCCCTCCTACGGCTACCCCGCACCCGACGGCCCCGATTACGGCTACGGCTACCCGCAGGGCCACGTGGTCGGCCCCGGCTACGAGGGCCCCGGCGACCCGCACGGCTACGGCTACCCGCCGCTGCCGGAGGCGGCCACCCAGTACATTCCGCCGGTGCCCGCCGCCCCCGCGCACGAGGAGGCGGCGACGCAGTACATCGCGCCGATCCCCGCGGGGCCCGTGCACGGCGAGGCGGCCACGCAGTACATACCGCCGGTCCCGGCGGGCCCCGCGCACGGCGAGGCCGCCACCCAGTACATCGCCCCGATCCCCGCGGCCGCCTCCTACGACGAGGCCGCGACCCAGTACATCCCGCCGGTTCCGGCCGGTCCGGCCGATCCCGCCGCCGGGTTCGACGGGCTGTTCCGGGGCGAGGAGTTGCAGCACACGGCGCAACTGCCGCCCGTCCAGGAGCCAGTGCTCCGCCGGCAGCCGCCGCAGCGCCCCCACCCGCAGCAGCAACAGCAGCAGCAACAGCAGTACGCGCCGCACCCGCAGCAGCAGTACGCGCAGCAGCAGTACGCCCCGCCGCAGCAGCAGTTCCAGCAGCAGCCGCCCTTCGCGGAGCCGCCCGCTCCCCGCAAGGTCTCGCCCGCGATCATCGCCGCCGTCGTCATCGGCCTGGCCGTCGTCGGGCTCGGGGTCGGTGCGCTGCTCAGCGACGGCAAGGCGCAGAACAACGACCCGGCCGCCGTGGCACCCGCCCCCACCCCCGGCAGCTCCGCCGCGGACGCCGGAGAGGTCCCGCTGGACCCCGCGCAGCCGCAGGCGGTCCAGCTCGACAAGCTCCTCGCGGACAGCAACGACAGCCGGGCCGCGGTGATCAAGGCCGTCGAGGACATCAAGACCTGCAGCAACCTGGACCAGGCGGCCACCGATCTGCGCGACGCGGCCCGGCAGCGCGACGAGCTGGTGTCCCGGCTCCAGGAGCTCAAGGTGGACGAGCTCCCGAACGACAAGAAGCTGACCGCGGCCCTCACCAAGGCGTGGAAGTCCTCCGCCGAAGCCGACAACAGCTACGCGGACTGGGCGGACGACATCAAGTCCGACGGCGACAAGTGCAAGGACGGCAAGGCCAGGACCACCGGCAACGCCTCGGACGGGAACAAGTCGAGCGGCGACGCCACCCGGGCCAAGGAGACCGCGTCCGGGCTGTGGAACACCATCGCCGGCAAGTACGGCCTCACCAAGCGGGACAAGAGCCAGCTCTAGGGCGGGTCGCACCCCGTAGGCCCCCCGTGGGGCCCCCGGTAGGGCGCGCCCTACGAACGGGGGGCCTGCTCCATGGTCTTGATCATGTCCATGGACTGCTCCGCGCCCTGGTGGGCCACCAGCCGGCCCTGCTGGACCACCTGGAAGGTGACCCGCCCGTTGACCATGCGGGGAAAGCCGGAGACGGCGCGCATGTCGTCGTAGCGCCAGCTGAGGTCGGGGGTCAGGCCGCCGGTCTGGACGGGTTCGGCCTGGTTGAGCTTGCGCGCGAGGTTGCGCCCGGTGATGGTCTCGTCCTCCTTGAACCGCTTCACCATCTCGCTGAACACCGTGTACGCGATCCAGGTGTTCTGGGCGCCGCTGTCGTCGGGGTCCACGGCGTTGTCACCGAAGGCGTGCTCGGAGACGACCTTGCGCATCTGCGTCCAGAGCGGATCGGTGGAGACCGGGTACCAGCTGGTGACGTAGGCGCCCTCGAAGGGGCTCTCCTTGCCGCCGGTGCGGTCGACCAGGGCCTGGCTGACCGAGCCGAGGACCGAGGAGATCTGCGGCTTGCGGTTCTGGACGTCGGCACGGCGGAAGGCGTCGAAGAAGGTCTCGGTACGGGCGCCGAGCACGGCGGCCACGCAGCCCTTCTCCTTCCCGTCCTTCGCGGAGGGGGCGTCGCCCTTCGAGGCGCCGCGGGGTGCGGTGGCGGCCAGTGCCTCGTCGGCCTGGGCGCGGAGGTCGGCGGAGTCTTCGGCGGCCCGGATGTCGCTGGCCGCGGCCATCTGGTTCGCCTTGAGGCCGGCGTTGAGCTGGCCCGGCAGGGAGTCGCCGGCGAGGGTGTCGGGACGGACCAGGGCGACCTTGGCGCAGGTGCGCCCCAGCAGGTGGCCGGCGCCGGCCACCAGGACGGGCTGGCCGCCGTTGACCGGGTAGGAGAGCGGGGACTGGAACTCCTCGGGGGAGACCCCGTACCCGCCGATGAACGGGATGCCCGCGACTTCCAGCGGGGCCATGAAGGCGCGTCCGTGCTGGCTGTAGGAGCCGACGACGGCGACGGCCTTCTCGGCGACCGCCTTGCGGGCGCAGTCGGCGGCGCCGGTGGGCGTGTTGCGCTCGTTGCAGGTCAGGACGCGGAGCTTGCGGCCGTTGATGCCGCCCTTGGAGTTGACCCAGCGTTCGTAGGCCTTGGCCATGCCGGGCATGCCCGGCATGTTGGTCGCCGAGGAGTCCTCCGGGGCGAAGGTCATGACGGTGAGGGTCTCGGCGCCCCCGGAGCCCCCCGAGCCTCCGGGGAGCGCCCCGCAGCCGGCGATGAGACACGCGCCCATCGCCATGGCCGTGGTCCGGGCCAGAAAGGTTCGGGAGAGTGCCGCTGCGCTTCGCCGGGTGGTCATGTGCATGCACCATTCCGCGCCCGGGGTAACTGAAGTACGAGGTGCGCGCAACATCGAGTGACGGTGAGGTGAATTACGGGTGTCGCCCACACGGTGAGTGAGCGCCCGTCGGGTCCGTGCGGGCCGGGCACGGGTGCCTCAAGATCGCGCCGGACGGGAACGTACGATCGAAAGCGTGACATTCGCCCAAGGTTCGAAGAACTCTTCCCGCCGCGGCGGCCGCTCCTCCACCATGGGCGGCATGCCCCTCAACGACATGCCGTGGTGGCGCTGGCGCAGCAACGTGCGCTCGGCGCTGCACATGCTTTCCGACCCCGCGTTCCAAGAGGACACCTGGCTGGCCGCCGCCGAAGGGTACGGGGACGTCACCGACGCCGTGTACCGGCTCGTCGAGGACACCTGGCTCGACAGCTGGTCCGCGGACAAGTACGTCGGCACGATCTTCCGCGATGCGCAGGAGGCGGCCCTCGTGGACCTCGCCGTGCTGCGGGTGCTGCGGATCATGCACCAGATAGGCCCCGACGCCCCGGTCTCCGGATACCTGGAGCACCACGCCTGGCCGGAGGCGGTACGGGCCGCGCGCGAGGCCCACGTACGACTGGCGACGGCGGACGGGGAGGACCCGGACGTGCGTCCGTGCTCACTGGACGTCCTGCGGATCCTCACGCGCGCGGTGTGATGTGGAAGGCTGTGGGGTCATGAGCGACGACCCGCAGCCCCAGGCCCCGCAGCAGTACGTACTGACCCTCTCATGCCCGGACAAGCAGGGCATCGTGCACGCCGTGTCCAGCTACCTGTTCATGACCGGGTGCAACATCGAGGACAGTCAGCAGTTCGGCGACCGCGACACCGGTCTCTTCTTCATGCGGGTCCACTTCGCGGCCGACGCTCCGGTGACCGTGGAGAAGCTGCGCGCCAGCTTCGCCGCGATCGGCGACTCCTTCCGGATGGACTGGCAGATCCACCGCTCCGACGAGCGCATGCGGATCGTGCTGATGGTGTCGAAGTTCGGGCACTGCCTCAACGACCTGCTGTTCCGCCACCGGATCGGCGCGCTGCCGGTGGAGATCGCGGCCGTGGTCTCGAACCACACCGACTTCGAGGAACTGGTCGGCTCCTACGGGGTCCCGTTCGTGCACATCCCGGTGACGAAGGACACGAAGGCGGCGGCGGAGGCGCGGCTGCTGGAGCTGGTGCGGGCCGAGGAGGTGGACCTCGTGGTCCTCGCGCGGTACATGCAGGTGCTGTCGGACACCCTGTGCAAGGAGCTGAGCGGGCGGATCATCAACATCCACCACTCGTTCCTGCCGAGCTTCAAGGGCGCGAAGCCGTACCACCAGGCGCACGCCCGCGGCGTGAAGCTGATCGGCGCGACCGCTCACTACGTGACGGCGGACCTGGACGAGGGCCCGATCATCGAGCAGGAGGTCGAGCGGGTGGGGCACGAGGTCACCCCGGACCAGCTCGTGGCGATCGGCCGGGACGTGGAGTGCCAGGCGCTGGCGCGGGCCGTGAAGTGGCACAGCGAGCACCGGGTCCTGCTGAACGGGACCCGGACGGTCGTCTTCACGTAGGGCCGGCCCCCGCGCGGGCGGTGGGCCCTGCATCCGGGGCCCTGTATCGGGGGCCCTACACCGGGCCCTGAATCCGGCCCTACATCCGGCTCAGGGAGGCCGCCGCGAAGAGGACGTCGCGGATGGCCTCGCGGTCGCCGTTCTGGCCGACCGCGGCATCCTCCGGGGAGATGTGGCCCGCGGCGAGCTGGCAGAACTCGACGCCGTCCAGGGCGATCCGGGCCACCGTGTGGTCCGGTGAGGGCTTCGCCGCGGGGGAGTCCAGTGCGATGTCCCAGCCGCCGCCTCCCGCGCCCTCGATCTCCAGGTGCAGGGTCCGGCCCGGCGCCCCCGCCGCGACCAGCCCGCGCGCCGGCGCCGCCAGTCCCGCCCGCCGGCGCCCGGCCAGGGCCGCCGGCAGGAGCCGGGCCGCCAGGTCGATCATCCGGTTCAGGTGCGGCGCGGACGGCGGCCCGTACGGATAGTCCACCGCCTCCGCGATGTCCACGGCGTGCACCCAGCACTCGAAGGCCCGCTCCAGGAACGCGTCCCCGAGGGGCAGGGCGAAGCCGCCGTAGTCCACGTCCAGTTCGGCCACGCCGCTGCCCGCGAAGGAGACCGTACGGACCAGGGTATGGCCCTGCTCCCGCCACGGCTCGCGGACCCGGCGGGTGGTCGGGTACGGGGAGTCCTCCCAGAACCGTTCCGTGCGCTCGGCCGGGGTGTCCGCCGACGCCTCCGGCCCCAGGGGGTCGTCCAGGCCCAGCGCGGCCGCCACGAGGCCGTCCACCGCCAGCAGGTGCCCGATGACCCCGGCCACCGTGGTCCGGCGGGTCTGGCGCCGCTCCTCCTCGAACCACTTCAGCCGGACCGGGGTGTGCCACTCCGAGTCCCCGAAGTCCCGCAGCAGCGCGTCGAGCCGCGCCGTCTCGGTGTCGTACGGGCTCGCCCACACCGGCACCGGGATGCGGGCGGGACGCTTGCCGAGGCAGTCCTCCAGCACGCGCGAGCGCAGCAGCGGCTTGAGGTCGAGGGTCTCCTCCGGGCGCAGCAGCCCCACGGCGTCGCGCAGCCGCAGGGCCTCCTCGGCGCAGCGCGCGCATTCGGTGAGGTGGTCCTCGACGGCCTGGGTCTCCTCCGCGGAGCAGGCCGCCAGGGCCCAGGCGCCGAGCAGGGACTTCAGTACGGCGTGGGTGGGCGGCGGCGCTGCCGGGACGGGCTCCGGTTCGGGCTCGGCGGGTGCCGGTGCGGCCACGAAGTCGGTGACCTCCGGGTACCGCGTGAACTGCGCGTACTCGGCGTCGTCCAGGGCGTCCAGGGCGTCCAGGGAGTCGAGGTCCTCCGGCCCGTCGGGGTC
Protein-coding sequences here:
- a CDS encoding maleylpyruvate isomerase N-terminal domain-containing protein; the protein is MTTPPSPFGEDDGEEYERHEQPPNRANGPARIPGPRGAADDLDLARPGYAPSAEGPLDPDGPEDLDSLDALDALDDAEYAQFTRYPEVTDFVAAPAPAEPEPEPVPAAPPPTHAVLKSLLGAWALAACSAEETQAVEDHLTECARCAEEALRLRDAVGLLRPEETLDLKPLLRSRVLEDCLGKRPARIPVPVWASPYDTETARLDALLRDFGDSEWHTPVRLKWFEEERRQTRRTTVAGVIGHLLAVDGLVAAALGLDDPLGPEASADTPAERTERFWEDSPYPTTRRVREPWREQGHTLVRTVSFAGSGVAELDVDYGGFALPLGDAFLERAFECWVHAVDIAEAVDYPYGPPSAPHLNRMIDLAARLLPAALAGRRRAGLAAPARGLVAAGAPGRTLHLEIEGAGGGGWDIALDSPAAKPSPDHTVARIALDGVEFCQLAAGHISPEDAAVGQNGDREAIRDVLFAAASLSRM